In a single window of the Polynucleobacter sp. MWH-UH24A genome:
- the nuoK gene encoding NADH-quinone oxidoreductase subunit NuoK, whose translation MTITLAHYLVLGAILFAISVVGIFLNRRNVIILLMAIELMLLAVNMNFVAFSHYLGDMAGQVFVFFILTVAAAEAAIGLAILVVLFRKVDTINTEDLDHLKG comes from the coding sequence ATGACCATCACACTTGCTCATTATTTAGTACTCGGCGCTATTTTGTTTGCAATTAGCGTCGTCGGTATTTTCCTAAATCGGCGTAACGTGATCATTCTCTTGATGGCGATCGAACTAATGTTGCTCGCTGTCAATATGAACTTTGTCGCGTTTTCTCATTACTTAGGTGATATGGCCGGTCAGGTATTTGTATTTTTCATTCTGACGGTGGCCGCAGCGGAGGCTGCAATTGGTTTGGCAATCTTGGTGGTTCTATTTCGCAAGGTTGACACGATTAATACCGAAGATCTCGATCATCTCAAAGGCTAG